One Glycine max cultivar Williams 82 chromosome 1, Glycine_max_v4.0, whole genome shotgun sequence genomic window, ATTATGGTCTGTTTAGATATCCATTCTTTTAGGCTTACAATAATAGAGTTGCATGCTATAAAAAAACAAGGGTGATGCCCAAAGAGTGATCATGTAAATGCTTAACCATTGGCTATCCCCAACATAGAACATAGAGCTAAGATACAATTTTAAACACAAAacaatttaactaattattattttatccttcacaaatataactaattaattattatacaatAAGGGTTAAATTTCTTGTTGCTTAATTCCTTTAacgtaatatttttttgcttaatttACAATCGTGTTCATGCATATTTTctgactaaaaaaaattcatacatatTTTTCAGCTACTGAGCAACCCTTACTTGAAAGCTAATTCACACAACGTAAAAAGTTgttcattcattttaaaagtttctCAAGCTTTCTCTctcatcaataattaattaaccctattaattaattgacattGGTTTTCAAGGGATTGAAGGATCCGTGGAGAAGCTTGGATAGAACAGATTATAAGGAGGACACAAAGTTAAACCTTAGAACCAGAGGTATGTGTTTAGCTCCTATTTCATGTACTCCTCTAGTTTACAGAGAAAGCAGCGGACCAGATTACAGGACACCAACATATAGAGGATGTTTGTATAGGTGAAATTAAAATGTGTCATGTCTAAGATACTATATATATCATATgtttatgtatgtatatatgtatttatGTACGTTGCTcgaaaggaaaaattataaattaaggtCTAGTGAAAAAAGGTATATCATGGTAAAAGTAACTCTTCTAGCTGTAATTACTATTTGGTTCTTTAGTAATAAAATGCATACATTATAGTCATTCAAtacgtttttatttatttatgtttttaagcaaaagaaatataattaaaatagaatatcTTGAGAATAACCCTCTTAAGTGGATAgagattcaatacaatttaaTTGTCGTTTTTATACGATGTTTCCTTACCTATGGTCTGGActgcatgaatttttttttttttttttaattacaggTTAGATtggctataaaaaaataaatattaaaaaaattaaaaattatgacggTATTTTGGAAACCATGATAGAAAGCTTAACATTAATGAtgattttcaagaaaattatCTCAGAAAGTCCATCTTTTATGACAAACCACATGTAAAAAGACTTTTATTGTAAAAACGTATAAAATTATCATGGAAAACTAACCACGTTCTATGATGGTGGATTTGATGCATGATGGTGAAAACCGTCATGAAAGACCCTAAAGAGCCATCGTCGAAGAACCAAGGGAAACTcttacaaaggaaaaaaaaatttagatttcatttaaattcattttgccTCAAAactataaaaagttttttctatttatagactaggctTTCCTCTAAAATTCCCACTAGGAATTAATTCACActcataattaaatttcaacttACATTAAatttccaataaaaataaaatcccacTAGTCACTATAATAACTTGGGAACCCTAAAAAACATAACAACTTATCCAAAAGATGTCAAGAGTCATCTAAACttaatacatgaaaataaaatatgaaaattcgaagaaaaaataaaaaaaaatgagtcttAATTAGTTCTAATGTCCAAAAGCTATGTGATCCATCCAAATATATTCCAACCAACGGCTACATCTTGAATATAAACTCTTGGGCTCGTTGTGTTTTTCAAATTATAGTCTTTAAGTTTgttgaatttttcttcaaattctaaaaatgaaacaattctTGATTTGGACATTTGCATAACTAAACTTTGAAaagtcttcttgattctttTAATTCTTGTTTTAGTCATTGGACCTTTCatccattgaaaaaaaaatacttgaagtAATTAGACCTTTGCAGAATCATATCAAgcattaacataaaataaacatgattattctttaaaaaatatcattacacttaatttcattaatattattaaaatttatagtcatttttatattaagtattagaatgaatataataaaaaaacttataaactaataaaaaatatttatcttaaaaaataatattacatatcaattagaataataataataaaatactaatttccCATGCATTCCACATGTCTACGTACTAGtattataaaatagtaaatgaagaattaaaatttctcagatttataattttgaaaacttattCAATGACCATAATtgtttaaatgattaaattaagttGAGTATTTGATATTTACTTGgtaaattatttaagaaataagaaaaaaaaattaacatatagaGAGAAgatgataaatataatgaataacctgataaaaaaaagtctaaaataagaatagaaattgaaataaaaaataaaattataaaatcattttcatgTCTAACTAGAAAGAGTTATATCacctataattttatttgactcAAAATAAATTGTCTCTTATAGAAAATGCGTCTATGGAAAAATAAGATACATATATCCAAAAATTAtttggtaaaaataaaatataaagaaaaaggtattaGGCCCGGCTTGCCTAAAATTTACAATCCGCATAAACTACATAACGCAGAAATTAGAAgtataaaacacatttaaaacttctcataaaagaagtaaaaaaattgtaggaggatttagaattattttttacaatttaaaatgCCACGGGTTTACATTTATGCCGCTTATTATTAAAAAACCCAGTATATCAAACCAACTAAAATGTGTATGACATAATCGATATTAACCTATACGTGCATACTACAAGTTTAAATTtggtttaattataaatttggttctcaaattattttaaatgatttaattggatcttcaaattttaaaaatgttcaatttggttttcaaaattttaaaaatgaatcaatttggttctcaaatttttaaaaagttttaatttggtGCTCAAAtactttaaaaccaattaattaatatcaaaattttaagaatttgaggACTAAATTGaaccatttaaaataatttgaagatcaaattaattcatttttaaaaatttgagaattcaattgaaccttttaaaaatttggaatcaaatagatttatttttaaaaaattaagaaccaaattaaaccttttaaaaatttaaacatcaaattaaataatttaaatcataattaGACCTTGAAATTTCAACATTTGCTAAGACTTCATCTACGGTAACAACAATATTTTGTCGTAATATACTTTAAATTtcatcattcattcattcattcatatatatatatatatatatatatatatatatatatatatatatatatatatatatatatatatatatatatatatatataatattgctGACCCCCTCATGTTTTGTTAAGCTCATGTATTTTCCAtttattaatttccttttaaattcaTCCTCTACACTCATTAGAAAGtgctattattttttctctctctattccAACCTTTTATATATTAGGTGTTAATTTATCTTAGAAAATGTATATtaagagaaatatattttagtcaatttttttttaattacataattttttatacttattaatttttttccaatttctgTTCCTAACCCTAACTTATAtcccaaaagaaaaattagaaacacACAACCCATATTAAAATAGAAAGTATGGgtcaaaacaaagataaaaaaaaaataaacaaagagataaaTAGATTCACGTACGTGATATTTCAAGAATTATTAGATAGTTTAACACTTTTACTAGCTAATAGTCCCACTAATTTGCACACATGCTCAAAATTTCCagcttaattataaaaataagtaataacatttaattatttaattatgcatGTGTTGAATATTAACATGAATCAATATGATATGAGACTAAATATACATATAAGATTAATCtaatgattagaaaaaaaaatgaaaaaagaaaggagggatcacaaatctaatgattaGAAAAGAAAGGAGGGATGACAAGTATAAATCTCATaactcatttttaataaaaattaataaatttttaaatttttatttactgataaaaaataatacgagactatttaatatatttttcctctATTCTAAAATAGGGTGTACTGGTGATCGCTAATGATAACTCATCAGATACAcggtatatttatttataattgaagAGTATGATACACAACACCAACACCAAATTAACACATCAGAATCGTTGGAACGACAAAACAGAACTGACTACTCCGCAAAAAAACTTCCCCACCTTCTCACTCCAATACGTATGGACTAGATTCTCTCTTTCCCGTAGTGAAACCAAATCCACAAGCTTGTTTCCCCTCATTTCTCTGATATTAGAAGGGGGGTCACACACACCAAACAACCAAATCACGTCGTTTCATTTAACAACAATCAATCTTTTCCCTCTTTCTCTTAATTCCCAATATTCTTCACATTCACTTCTCTTCTGCCATGTgaacaaacatcaaacataGCAAGCACAAAACAAAATCGCAGTTCCATCCATAGCACTGCCTCAATTCTTCCCCCAAAAAAATGAGCCAGTGTGTTCCCAGTTGGGATGTCGAAGACAACCCACCACCCTCAAGAGTCTCACTTCGCTCCAACTCTAATTCAACTGCCCCTGATGTTCCCATGTTagctctcttttcttcttcttttgtctctGTATCATAcgagaaattattttataattcgaGACTATAGCTAGTGTGatcaatttttatgtaattaatttttgtacgACAATAAAAAAAGTCTAACTCAACTGATGAGAAATGTTATAAATTACGTAGTACCATTCTTTCATTGttcctaccaataaaaaaaattatacacacaatcatatttttttaattaaaacaagttAATAGAAGAAATTAGTGACGaccatgtaataatttctcctACTACTACATCATGGGTGTTAATGACTGGTTTGTGTGACTTGATGAGTTCAGGTTGGACTACGAGGTTGCTGAGCTGACATGGGAAAATGGGCAACTTTCTATGCATGGCTTAGGGCTACCGCGTGTGCCGGTAAAACCCCCAACAGCCGTCACGAATAAGTACACATGGGAGAAGCCTCGCGCAAGTGGCACCTTGGAGTCCATAGTGAACCAAGTCACGAGCTTTCCTCACCGAGGAAAGCCGACACCATTAAACGGCGGTGGGGGCGGCGGCGTTTACGGGAACTTCAGGGTGCCGTGGTTCGACCCTCATGCCACTGCCACCACCACGAACACCGTGACGATGGACGCATTGGTGCCCTGCTCGAACCGGGAGCAGAGCAAGCAGGGCATGGAGTCGGTCCCCGGCGGCACGTGCATGGTGGGGTGCTCCACGCGTGTGGGGTCATGCTGCGGGGGGAAGGGGGCGAAGGGGCATGAGGCGACTGGGAGGGATCAGAGCGTGAGTGGGAGTGCCACGTTTGGGAGGGATAGCAAGCACGTGACCCTAGACACGTGCGACAGGGAGTTTGGCGTGGGTTTCACTTCCACCTCCATCAACTCGCTCGAAAACACCAGCTCCGCTAAGCACTGCACCAAGACCACCACCGTAGACGACCACGATTCTGTTTCCCACAGTAAACCAGTGGTGATAATTAATTAccgtttttattattttttttgtgaacctAAAATACTAtgcttattattaataatatgctatttttctctttcatttcatcTTAATATCTTAtatctcttttcattttcttatacattttttatttatcactttctatctctctctctctcttccataTATCCTATCCACCCCCAAATGTGCATTGGTCATTTACTAATGATTTCTCTAATACCATCTCTTGATATTATTCATATAAGCAACTATCTCAATAGTgcaaatttttttcattgatgtctatcttatttatttatctattttgtatgtcatattatcaattatatgtatattttttctatattgaTGTATACTAACATGAGGGTGTtcatgctttattttttttatttatatatgactttataaaactttttataacaCCCTTACGACCttgtatcattattttatttcacactTCCTTTTCCTCtacaatatttttctttgttttataagaagaattatataaatacaaattttctttgaatttatttttatcggaacattttctctttggcaATATTTTGTACTCTGGTTCCTTTGTCGCAATTTTCATAATTGCAAACTGATTGTAAAACTATACATTttctacaatatttttttataatttattctcttaataaatttttatcatgttGTTTATTTTAACATTGACCTCACTTAGCTTATTACAAAAGTATTGTACAAATAAAATTCCTTTAGTTTATAACACTAACtgatgtgtgtgtgtctatatatatatatatatatatatatatatatatatatatatatatatgtttcagtaaatatttaagttaatcttttattttttttacggaATTGATTGTCCcgcaatagtttttttttaaaaaatatttaaaacataataatcctctataaaattaaatattataaaatttttaatttttaattgattaatttaaggaaaaattcagaaaattaatataagtctatcttaattaactaaattttatttttttatatgttacattaattttatGATGTGTTTTGTCGTATAGGGAGAAGACCAGGATGaagggaagaaaaagagagcaaacgGAAAATCATCGGTGTCCACTAAAAGGAGCAGAGCTGCGGCTATACACAACCAATCTGAAAGGGTGAGCGTTGAATAAACTTTGCAAATTAGTTGCAAGTTGCTATGATGATATTCTAACAACATGTACAAAATCAAGATTTTATTGTTCAttggttcatttttttatgcattgacTTTTCAGAAAAGGAGGGATAAGATAAACCAAAGAATGAAGACATTGCAAAAGTTGGTCCCAAATTCCAGCAAGGTAAGTATATAGCATATAGTTGCAACTAGTAGGGTGGGGTTTTGCTGAGGTAATCATGatattgctttctttttttattattattgaaatcaTCATGATATTGTatatgtggtatcagagccaattATTTAGTATCTATTGGTCCCAAATCCTTGAGAGAAACAGTTGCTATATACTGACGTAACATCTTTCTTTGCTATATTCACTTTCGTAGACTTTAGCGGTCCCCTGAGGATTCGATAGCCACTATAGTTATAAATACCGTTTCAGACTGATTTCCCTCctcatgttttttctttttatgttattcGCTAGTTCTTCCcagaagtaaaataaattattttcttaaaaaagaaacagaatTTCAcgtaaattacattttaatttgaatgtgaCTTCTTTAAACTTGTATCCAAGGCCTAAATGATTGGCAGCTGTGGACAAATAAAGGGGGTGAATATGGACCCTCTCCCCTCTCAAGATATTTTTCTGAGGATTATATACATTCGTTGAACTAATActattcataataataattaatgataaaaatattattcataacTGTTGttattgatattaatttattttttttaggttgatattaattttattattattttaacttgaTTTTCAACTTTAAGATCTATTTGTTTGACTTTTATGCATGTACttacattttaatatatatgatatgttATTGTTTGTTCATTTTGGCTTTTCTTATTTATGGAACCGTCCTTGTAGATAAGGTATCTACTTTCATACCATTTATTATACACTTCATGTAAAATTTTGATATGCAAATTCTTTACATGATATCCTACTACCTTAATTTGTCCCTTCACATATGGTCCCAACATTATTGGAAAAATACTAATGTTAAATAAACATCTAAAAATGTCTTACACATTTTGTGTCatcaatttagttttaattttttataattactattAGAACAtctaaaagtataattaatttaatagtaTTACATGATTACTATTCTTTTAGATAATTAATCCATGTGATATTATAGTTGTAAAGGCATAAAGATTCTAATTAGTTAGATATACTGGCCGGTGGGGATAATTGTGCTCTTGAACCTTTTCcaatcatatcatatatatgGCTATGGAAGTGAGAATTTTAGGGTAGTATGTGCAGTTATAGAGTCCACATAAAGTCCAATTACTTATTGTCATACTCTGACAGGAGGCTGTTTGGTG contains:
- the LOC100798775 gene encoding transcription factor UNE10 — translated: MSQCVPSWDVEDNPPPSRVSLRSNSNSTAPDVPMLDYEVAELTWENGQLSMHGLGLPRVPVKPPTAVTNKYTWEKPRASGTLESIVNQVTSFPHRGKPTPLNGGGGGGVYGNFRVPWFDPHATATTTNTVTMDALVPCSNREQSKQGMESVPGGTCMVGCSTRVGSCCGGKGAKGHEATGRDQSVSGSATFGRDSKHVTLDTCDREFGVGFTSTSINSLENTSSAKHCTKTTTVDDHDSVSHSKPVGEDQDEGKKKRANGKSSVSTKRSRAAAIHNQSERKRRDKINQRMKTLQKLVPNSSKSDKASMLDEVIEYLKQLQAQLQMINRINMSSMMLPLTMQQQLQMSMMSPMGMGLGMGMGMGMGMGMDMNSMNRAHIPGIPPVLHPSAFMPMAASWDAAAAAGGGDRLQGTPANVMPDPLSTFFGCQSQPMTIDAYSRLAAMYQQLHQPPPASGSKN